The following are encoded in a window of Aromatoleum petrolei genomic DNA:
- the napG gene encoding ferredoxin-type protein NapG gives MGDMQDKPVGQAGASPRRRFLREVAGVAGGACLLSLGVGLYAKQASALPAVALRPPGALAEDDFLAACVRCGLCVRDCPYDTLKLAALGEAVPTGTPYFNARQIPCEMCEDIPCVAACPTGALDRSLTDIGKARMGLAVLIDHETCLNFLGLRCDVCYRVCPVIDKAITLERQHNPRSDRHAMLLPTVHSDYCTGCGKCEKSCVLPGEAAIKVLPVKLAQGSKAEHYRKGWEEKEAAGQSLIGEQIELPARGLEDKAYGDTRVLPGQGPVPATPARPGSGLDSGWKP, from the coding sequence ATGGGTGACATGCAGGACAAGCCGGTCGGCCAGGCAGGCGCCTCGCCCCGCCGCCGCTTCCTCCGGGAAGTGGCGGGGGTGGCGGGAGGCGCCTGCCTGCTGTCGCTCGGCGTCGGCCTGTACGCGAAGCAGGCCAGCGCCCTGCCCGCGGTCGCCCTGCGCCCGCCCGGCGCACTCGCCGAAGACGACTTCCTCGCCGCCTGCGTGCGCTGCGGCCTGTGCGTGCGCGACTGTCCCTACGACACGCTGAAGCTCGCAGCGCTGGGCGAAGCCGTCCCCACCGGCACCCCCTACTTCAATGCACGCCAGATCCCGTGCGAGATGTGCGAGGACATCCCCTGCGTCGCAGCGTGCCCGACCGGCGCGCTCGACCGCAGCCTCACCGACATCGGCAAGGCGCGCATGGGCCTCGCGGTGCTGATCGACCACGAGACCTGCCTCAACTTCCTCGGCCTGCGCTGCGACGTCTGCTACCGCGTGTGCCCGGTCATCGACAAGGCGATCACCCTGGAACGCCAGCACAACCCGCGCTCCGACCGCCACGCGATGCTGCTGCCCACCGTGCACTCGGACTACTGCACGGGTTGCGGCAAATGCGAGAAGTCCTGCGTGCTGCCCGGCGAAGCGGCGATCAAGGTGCTGCCGGTCAAGCTCGCCCAAGGGTCGAAGGCCGAGCACTACCGCAAGGGCTGGGAAGAAAAAGAAGCCGCCGGCCAGTCCCTGATCGGCGAGCAGATCGAACTGCCCGCGCGTGGCCTCGAAGACAAGGCCTATGGCGACACGCGCGTGCTGCCCGGCCAGGGGCCGGTGCCGGCCACGCCCGCCCGTCCGGGCAGCGGCCTCGACTCGGGGTGGAAGCCATGA
- the napH gene encoding quinol dehydrogenase ferredoxin subunit NapH produces MSAATTKTARPRIGAEAIAGKGWLGAHNWLILRRLSQLGILALFLAGPWFGVWIVKGNLSSSLTLDLLPLTDPFLLAQSLAAGTLPYKEALIGAGIVVAFYLAVGGRVFCSWVCPMNLVTDAAAWLRRRLGLKGGKIPSGDTRYWLLGFMLLAAFATGSLAWEWVNPVSMLHRGLIFGFGLAWGIVGGVFLYDLLIATRGWCGHLCPMGAFYSLLGSTALVRVSAAHRSACDDCMDCFAVCPEPQVIRPALKAAGQDHPVILDRNCTNCGRCIDVCGKNVFRITTRFDRSES; encoded by the coding sequence ATGAGCGCTGCCACGACCAAGACCGCACGCCCGCGCATCGGCGCCGAAGCCATCGCCGGCAAGGGCTGGCTGGGCGCGCACAACTGGCTCATCTTGCGCCGCCTGTCCCAGCTCGGCATCCTCGCGCTGTTCCTCGCCGGTCCGTGGTTCGGGGTGTGGATCGTCAAGGGCAACCTTTCGTCGAGCCTCACGCTCGACTTGCTGCCGCTCACCGATCCCTTCCTGCTCGCACAGTCGCTCGCGGCCGGAACGCTCCCCTACAAGGAGGCCCTGATCGGCGCCGGCATCGTCGTCGCCTTCTACCTCGCCGTCGGCGGCCGCGTGTTCTGCTCGTGGGTGTGCCCGATGAACCTCGTCACCGACGCCGCCGCCTGGCTGCGCCGGCGCCTCGGCCTCAAGGGCGGCAAAATCCCCTCCGGCGACACGCGCTACTGGCTGCTCGGCTTCATGCTGCTCGCCGCCTTCGCCACCGGCAGCCTCGCGTGGGAATGGGTCAATCCGGTGTCGATGCTGCATCGCGGCCTCATCTTCGGCTTCGGCCTCGCGTGGGGCATCGTCGGCGGGGTCTTCCTCTACGACCTCCTGATCGCCACGCGCGGCTGGTGCGGCCACCTCTGCCCGATGGGCGCCTTCTACAGCCTGCTCGGCAGCACCGCGCTGGTCCGCGTAAGCGCCGCACACCGCAGCGCCTGCGACGACTGCATGGACTGCTTTGCCGTCTGTCCCGAACCCCAGGTCATCCGCCCCGCCCTCAAGGCGGCCGGCCAGGATCATCCCGTCATCCTCGACCGCAACTGCACCAACTGTGGCCGTTGCATCGATGTGTGCGGCAAGAACGTTTTTCGAATCACGACCCGATTTGATAGGAGCGAGTCATGA
- a CDS encoding nitrate reductase cytochrome c-type subunit, with amino-acid sequence MKKQTRNLTLALVAAVSFGFLGGQAAFAQQVQSLRGAPVDAAEPVTPAAHIRPDGPAIARDYVQQPPLIPHKVEGYEVTKNFNKCMDCHAWSRYQEFNATKVSLTHFKDRDGGELSNISPRRYFCLQCHIPQTDAKPLVDNNFKRAEGLR; translated from the coding sequence ATGAAAAAACAGACCCGTAACCTGACGCTGGCGCTCGTTGCCGCCGTGAGTTTCGGTTTCCTCGGCGGACAGGCCGCCTTCGCCCAGCAGGTGCAGAGTCTGCGCGGCGCACCCGTCGACGCCGCCGAGCCGGTCACCCCGGCGGCGCACATCCGGCCCGACGGACCGGCCATCGCGCGCGACTACGTGCAGCAGCCGCCCTTGATTCCGCACAAGGTTGAGGGCTACGAGGTCACCAAGAATTTCAACAAGTGCATGGACTGCCACGCGTGGAGCCGCTACCAGGAGTTCAACGCGACCAAGGTCAGCCTTACCCACTTCAAGGACCGCGACGGCGGCGAACTCTCCAACATCTCGCCGCGCCGCTACTTCTGCCTGCAGTGCCACATCCCCCAGACCGACGCCAAGCCTTTGGTCGACAACAACTTCAAACGCGCCGAGGGCCTGCGCTGA
- a CDS encoding NapC/NirT family cytochrome c, translating to MTQDNNNAKGSLWQRLRRLAFGVVGIAFVAGIIFWGGFNTVLELTNREAFCIGCHEMKENVFKEYRNTIHYQNRTGVRATCPDCHVPKEWIPKIIRKIQASNEVFHHLLGSIDTPEKFNAKRVQLAQNEWRRMKKNNSQECRNCHNYEYFDYSVQGRRSNKAHQAGLAEGKTCIDCHKGVAHSLPPIAQDIGAARESVAPEVFHPPAAPAQQ from the coding sequence ATGACCCAGGACAACAACAACGCGAAGGGCAGCCTGTGGCAGCGCCTGCGTCGCCTAGCCTTCGGCGTCGTCGGCATTGCCTTCGTCGCCGGCATCATCTTCTGGGGCGGCTTCAACACGGTGCTTGAGCTCACCAACCGCGAAGCCTTCTGCATCGGCTGCCACGAGATGAAGGAAAACGTGTTCAAGGAGTACCGCAATACCATCCACTACCAGAACCGCACCGGTGTGCGTGCGACCTGCCCGGACTGCCACGTGCCCAAGGAGTGGATCCCCAAGATCATCCGCAAGATCCAGGCGTCCAACGAGGTCTTCCACCACCTCCTCGGTTCGATTGACACCCCGGAGAAGTTCAACGCCAAACGCGTCCAGCTCGCCCAGAACGAATGGCGCCGCATGAAGAAGAACAACTCGCAGGAGTGCCGCAACTGCCACAACTACGAGTACTTCGACTACTCCGTGCAGGGCCGCCGCTCGAACAAGGCGCACCAGGCCGGCTTGGCCGAAGGCAAGACTTGCATCGACTGCCACAAGGGAGTCGCCCACTCCCTGCCGCCGATCGCGCAGGACATCGGCGCCGCGCGTGAGAGCGTCGCCCCGGAGGTCTTCCATCCGCCCGCAGCGCCCGCTCAGCAGTAA
- the ccmA gene encoding cytochrome c biogenesis heme-transporting ATPase CcmA — protein MLYANDLACVKGDRPLFRGLSLRVAPGDLLRVAGPNGYGKTSLLRILCGLAMPESGEIRWNDVPINRDRESYHRSLLYLGHAPALNDLLSPLENLRFACSSGGDKVDEDACIDALVRIGLAQQLDLPARVLSQGQRRRVGLARLFLEADRKLWILDEPFTALDVAAVADLTDTLSEHCAAGGMVVLTTHQDAPFAKAPTVLDLAEVAC, from the coding sequence ATGCTTTATGCCAACGATCTCGCCTGCGTTAAGGGTGACCGCCCGCTGTTCCGTGGCCTTTCCCTGCGGGTCGCTCCGGGGGATCTGCTGCGCGTCGCCGGCCCCAACGGATACGGCAAGACCAGCCTGCTGCGCATCCTGTGCGGTCTCGCGATGCCAGAAAGCGGCGAAATTCGCTGGAACGACGTCCCCATCAATCGCGATCGCGAAAGCTACCATCGTTCCCTGCTGTACCTCGGCCACGCTCCCGCGCTCAACGACCTTCTCTCGCCGCTCGAAAACCTGCGCTTCGCCTGCTCCTCCGGGGGCGACAAGGTCGACGAAGACGCATGCATCGACGCGTTGGTGCGCATCGGCCTCGCCCAGCAGCTCGATCTGCCCGCCCGCGTCCTGTCGCAGGGGCAGCGCCGGCGGGTCGGCCTCGCACGCCTGTTTCTCGAAGCCGACCGCAAACTGTGGATCCTCGACGAACCTTTCACTGCGCTCGACGTTGCGGCGGTGGCCGACCTCACTGACACCCTTTCCGAACATTGCGCCGCCGGCGGCATGGTGGTGCTCACGACCCACCAGGACGCCCCCTTCGCCAAGGCCCCGACGGTGCTCGATCTTGCCGAGGTAGCCTGTTGA
- the ccmB gene encoding heme exporter protein CcmB, which yields MSRALGPFTAVLGRDLLLAWRGRADVLVTLAFFVVVVCLFPFGVGAEPNQLRAIAPGVLWVAALLSTLLSLHRLFAQDHADGTLEQLLLTPEPTVLWVVAKISAHWIATGLPLVVVAPGLALLFDVEQGALGVLILSLALGTPILALLGAVGAALTLGLRGGGMLLALLVLPLFVPVLIFGAGAVDAYLSGVGAQAHLLLLGGGLLATLALAPLACAAALRIAVE from the coding sequence TTGAGTCGCGCCCTGGGTCCTTTTACCGCGGTCCTCGGCCGCGATCTCCTGCTTGCGTGGCGCGGCCGCGCCGACGTCCTCGTCACGCTTGCGTTCTTCGTCGTCGTCGTGTGTCTCTTCCCCTTCGGGGTCGGGGCCGAGCCCAACCAGCTGCGCGCCATCGCGCCGGGTGTGCTATGGGTGGCGGCCCTGCTGTCCACCCTGCTGTCTCTGCACCGCCTGTTTGCCCAGGATCACGCCGACGGCACGCTCGAACAGCTCCTGCTCACGCCCGAGCCGACCGTCCTCTGGGTCGTCGCGAAGATCAGCGCCCACTGGATCGCTACCGGTCTGCCGCTGGTTGTCGTTGCGCCCGGCCTCGCTCTGCTCTTCGACGTGGAGCAGGGGGCGCTGGGGGTGCTGATCCTGTCCCTCGCGCTCGGGACCCCGATCCTCGCGCTGCTCGGCGCGGTCGGTGCCGCGCTCACCCTCGGGCTGCGCGGTGGCGGCATGTTGCTCGCGCTGCTGGTATTGCCGCTCTTCGTGCCGGTGCTGATCTTCGGTGCGGGGGCAGTCGATGCCTACCTCTCCGGCGTTGGGGCGCAGGCACATCTTTTGCTTCTAGGTGGCGGCCTGCTGGCTACCCTGGCCCTCGCACCGCTGGCCTGTGCGGCAGCCCTCCGAATCGCGGTTGAATGA
- the ccmC gene encoding heme ABC transporter permease CcmC, whose protein sequence is MQKPERSKSIFRFAAPQMFYPLAGKLAPWFAGISAVLAAAGLWLGFFVAPTDAVQGDVYRVIYIHVAAAWMSMFVYLVMAFWSFVGLVMNTRLSFIMSQALAPTGAMFCFVALWTGALWGKPTWGAYWVWDARLTSQLLLLFLYLGFMALTRAIEDPRRADKAGAIIALVGAVNVPIIYFSVKWWNTLHQGASVSLNKAPSMATTMLTGMLVMALAAWAYTIAVTLWRVRSLILERERHTDWVAAELNALEGKI, encoded by the coding sequence ATGCAAAAGCCTGAACGCAGCAAGAGTATTTTCCGCTTTGCTGCTCCCCAGATGTTCTACCCGCTGGCCGGCAAGCTCGCCCCCTGGTTCGCAGGCATCTCCGCCGTTCTCGCGGCGGCTGGCCTGTGGCTGGGTTTCTTCGTCGCGCCGACCGATGCCGTGCAGGGCGACGTCTACCGCGTCATCTACATCCACGTCGCAGCGGCCTGGATGTCGATGTTCGTCTATCTCGTCATGGCCTTCTGGTCCTTCGTCGGCTTGGTCATGAACACGCGCCTGTCCTTCATCATGTCGCAGGCGCTTGCGCCCACCGGCGCCATGTTCTGCTTCGTCGCGCTGTGGACCGGTGCGCTGTGGGGCAAGCCGACCTGGGGCGCCTACTGGGTGTGGGACGCGCGCCTGACTTCCCAATTGCTGCTTCTTTTCCTGTATTTGGGATTCATGGCCCTCACACGGGCGATCGAAGACCCGCGTCGCGCCGATAAGGCCGGGGCGATCATCGCACTCGTCGGCGCGGTCAACGTGCCCATCATCTATTTCTCCGTGAAGTGGTGGAATACGCTGCATCAGGGCGCCTCCGTCAGTCTCAACAAAGCGCCTTCGATGGCAACGACCATGCTGACCGGAATGCTGGTCATGGCGCTCGCGGCATGGGCCTACACCATCGCTGTGACGCTGTGGCGCGTGCGCTCGCTGATCCTCGAACGCGAGCGCCATACCGACTGGGTTGCGGCGGAACTGAATGCGCTGGAGGGCAAGATCTGA
- the ccmD gene encoding heme exporter protein CcmD produces the protein MQWESWSAFWDMGGFASFVWGSYGVTLLLVVGELFLVVRRRRDTVRRLLRLRRANAAGAGGRRAFEEIVE, from the coding sequence ATGCAGTGGGAATCCTGGAGCGCCTTCTGGGACATGGGCGGATTCGCCTCGTTCGTGTGGGGCAGTTACGGCGTGACGCTGTTGCTCGTGGTCGGGGAACTGTTCCTCGTCGTGCGTCGTCGTAGGGATACCGTACGGCGCCTGTTGCGCCTGCGTCGAGCCAATGCGGCCGGCGCGGGCGGGCGCCGTGCTTTTGAGGAGATCGTTGAATGA
- the ccmE gene encoding cytochrome c maturation protein CcmE: MKPRSKRLMLLGGAVALLIGAVALVLTAFQENLVFFHTPTEVAEGKAPTGRTFRIGGLVEPGSIKRAADGLTVQFAITDTAKVIPVTYKGSLPDLFSEGKGAVVQGKMGADGQFAASEVLAKHDENYMPPEAQHAVDQAQKTAKTVKQ; encoded by the coding sequence ATGAAACCCCGTAGCAAACGGCTCATGCTGCTCGGCGGCGCCGTCGCACTGCTGATTGGGGCGGTGGCCCTCGTGCTCACCGCCTTCCAGGAGAACCTCGTGTTCTTCCACACCCCCACCGAGGTCGCCGAAGGCAAGGCGCCGACCGGCCGCACCTTCCGCATCGGCGGACTCGTCGAACCCGGCTCCATCAAGCGCGCGGCCGATGGCCTCACGGTGCAGTTCGCGATCACCGATACCGCGAAGGTCATCCCCGTGACCTACAAGGGCTCGCTGCCCGATCTCTTCAGCGAGGGCAAGGGCGCCGTGGTGCAGGGCAAGATGGGAGCGGACGGCCAGTTCGCCGCGTCCGAAGTGCTCGCCAAGCATGACGAGAACTACATGCCGCCGGAAGCCCAGCACGCGGTCGATCAGGCGCAGAAGACCGCCAAGACGGTGAAGCAATGA
- a CDS encoding heme lyase CcmF/NrfE family subunit, translated as MIPELGHFSLILALILALVQGVVPLVGASRNRLALMSVGRTAAQGQFLFIAFSFGCLTWSFINSDFSLQLAASNSHSATPLIYKITGVWGNHEGSLLLWAMSLALWTVAVTVFSRNLPEIFMARVLGVLGLVSSGFLLFLLVTSNPFDRLLPAAPDGRDLNPLLQDPGMIIHPPLLYMGYVGFSVAFAFAIAALLSGRMDAAWARWSRPWTTVAWVFLTAGITIGSGWAYYELGWGGWWFWDPVENASFMPWLLGTALMHSLAVTEKRGAFRSWTVLLAIGAFSLSLMGTFLVRSGVLTSVHAFATDPARGLFVLALLVLVIGVSLALFAWRAPTLAGGGSFGLVSREAALLGNNVLLSVASGSVLLGTLYPLFIDALNLGKISVGPPYFETVFVPLMTPVIVLMMIGPFVRWKGDDGNRILRKIGPGLVASIVLGIGAAYAIGHVTWRTILGLSLAAWVLIGSVQILWQRLSDRAGAGTGARLRGIPAAWWGMWLAHLGIGVFIIGVAMVGSLNSQIQVKMLAGDTAQLAGYTFTFRGVSNAPGPNYAAARATIEVSRGGVTFATLTPEKRFYEAQGMPMTEASIDIGPLRDVYVNLGDQLEDGAWVVGLFYRPFISWIWFGCTLMALGGIFAAADRRYRRLAEREAPAGAARQVA; from the coding sequence ATGATTCCCGAACTAGGGCACTTTTCCCTCATCCTCGCGCTGATCCTTGCCCTCGTGCAGGGCGTCGTTCCTCTCGTCGGCGCGAGCCGCAACCGCCTCGCGCTGATGTCCGTCGGACGTACGGCAGCACAAGGCCAGTTCCTCTTCATCGCGTTCTCCTTCGGCTGTCTCACCTGGTCCTTCATCAACAGCGACTTCTCGCTGCAACTCGCCGCCAGCAACTCGCATTCGGCGACGCCGCTGATCTACAAGATCACCGGCGTGTGGGGCAACCACGAAGGCTCGCTGCTGCTGTGGGCGATGTCCCTCGCGCTGTGGACCGTCGCCGTGACCGTGTTCAGCCGCAACCTGCCCGAAATTTTCATGGCGCGCGTGCTCGGTGTACTCGGGCTGGTCAGCAGCGGCTTCCTGCTGTTCCTGTTGGTCACGTCCAACCCGTTCGACCGCCTCCTGCCCGCCGCGCCCGACGGCCGCGACCTCAATCCGCTGTTGCAGGATCCGGGCATGATCATCCATCCGCCGCTGCTCTACATGGGCTACGTCGGTTTCTCGGTCGCCTTCGCGTTCGCAATCGCCGCGTTGCTGTCCGGCCGAATGGACGCCGCGTGGGCGCGCTGGTCGCGTCCGTGGACTACGGTCGCGTGGGTCTTCCTCACGGCGGGCATCACGATAGGCTCGGGCTGGGCCTACTACGAACTGGGTTGGGGGGGCTGGTGGTTCTGGGATCCGGTTGAGAACGCCTCCTTCATGCCGTGGCTGTTGGGCACCGCGCTGATGCACTCTCTGGCCGTTACGGAAAAGCGCGGCGCCTTTCGCAGTTGGACGGTGCTCCTCGCCATCGGGGCATTCTCGCTGTCGCTGATGGGCACCTTCCTGGTCCGTTCCGGCGTGCTGACCTCCGTGCATGCCTTCGCCACCGATCCCGCACGTGGTCTCTTCGTGCTGGCGCTGCTGGTCTTGGTGATCGGCGTTTCGCTCGCGCTGTTCGCTTGGCGTGCCCCCACCCTGGCCGGAGGCGGCAGCTTCGGGCTCGTGTCGCGCGAGGCCGCGCTGCTCGGCAACAACGTCCTGCTGTCCGTTGCCAGCGGCTCCGTGCTGCTCGGCACCCTCTATCCCCTGTTCATCGATGCGCTGAATCTCGGCAAGATCTCAGTCGGGCCGCCCTACTTCGAGACCGTGTTCGTGCCACTGATGACCCCGGTGATCGTCCTGATGATGATTGGTCCGTTCGTGCGCTGGAAGGGCGACGACGGCAACCGCATCCTGCGTAAAATCGGACCGGGCCTGGTAGCGAGCATCGTGCTTGGCATTGGCGCGGCCTACGCGATCGGACATGTCACGTGGCGCACCATCCTCGGACTGTCACTCGCGGCCTGGGTCCTGATCGGCAGCGTTCAGATCCTCTGGCAGCGCCTCTCCGATCGTGCGGGGGCAGGCACGGGGGCGCGCCTGCGCGGCATCCCCGCCGCATGGTGGGGAATGTGGCTCGCGCACCTGGGGATCGGTGTCTTCATCATCGGCGTTGCCATGGTCGGCAGCCTTAACAGCCAGATCCAGGTCAAGATGCTGGCCGGCGATACGGCGCAGCTGGCCGGCTACACCTTCACCTTCCGTGGCGTGTCCAATGCGCCCGGCCCGAACTACGCGGCGGCCCGCGCGACGATCGAGGTCAGCCGCGGCGGCGTCACGTTCGCGACGCTCACGCCCGAGAAGCGCTTCTACGAAGCGCAGGGTATGCCGATGACCGAGGCTTCGATCGATATCGGACCGCTCCGCGACGTGTACGTGAACCTCGGCGACCAGCTCGAGGATGGCGCCTGGGTCGTCGGCCTGTTTTACCGTCCGTTCATCAGCTGGATCTGGTTCGGCTGCACCCTGATGGCGCTCGGAGGCATCTTCGCCGCTGCCGACCGCCGCTATCGCCGTCTGGCCGAGCGCGAAGCCCCTGCCGGGGCGGCGCGCCAGGTTGCCTGA
- a CDS encoding DsbE family thiol:disulfide interchange protein, with the protein MKAKFLVPLFIFLLLAGFLGYGLKLNPREVPSPLIGKPAPAFRVPQLQAEDKTIAPEDLKGRVWLLNVWASWCISCRYEHPVLVDFARNSPVPIIGLNYKELRGDGALDVKGLDPATELASARQRARQWLVEHGGDPYTVSAVDLDGRIGIDYGVYGVPETFLIDQQGVIRYKHIGPITPESLRDVLVPKIAELQRAS; encoded by the coding sequence ATGAAAGCGAAGTTCCTAGTCCCCCTCTTTATTTTCCTGCTGTTGGCCGGTTTTCTTGGTTATGGCTTGAAACTCAATCCGCGCGAGGTGCCTTCACCCCTGATCGGCAAACCGGCGCCGGCGTTCCGCGTGCCGCAGTTGCAGGCCGAGGACAAGACCATCGCTCCGGAGGATCTGAAGGGGCGTGTGTGGCTCCTCAACGTCTGGGCCTCGTGGTGCATCTCATGCCGCTACGAACATCCGGTCCTGGTGGATTTCGCCCGCAACAGCCCGGTGCCCATCATTGGCCTGAACTACAAGGAGTTGCGCGGTGACGGCGCACTCGATGTGAAGGGGCTGGATCCGGCGACCGAATTGGCCAGCGCGCGCCAGCGTGCCCGCCAGTGGCTTGTCGAGCATGGTGGCGATCCCTACACGGTGTCCGCGGTCGACCTGGATGGACGCATCGGCATCGACTACGGGGTCTACGGCGTTCCGGAAACCTTCCTGATCGACCAGCAGGGTGTGATCCGTTACAAGCACATCGGTCCGATCACCCCGGAGTCGCTGCGCGACGTGCTGGTGCCCAAGATTGCGGAGCTGCAGCGTGCGAGCTGA
- a CDS encoding cytochrome c-type biogenesis protein yields MRRLALVAALSLPLAAHAGEAAPVADDPALEERVMRLSHDLRCLVCQNQSIAESNAPLAVDLRNQVREQFLAGKDEAAVVDYLVARYGDFVLYLPPFNATTLLLWLGPALLLVAGAGWLGWRLRRRVREAPPPLSAEEHARAAALLDGTAKPSQESRS; encoded by the coding sequence ATGCGCCGCTTGGCGCTTGTTGCGGCCCTGTCGCTGCCCTTGGCGGCCCATGCCGGTGAAGCCGCGCCGGTCGCCGACGATCCTGCCCTCGAGGAGCGAGTGATGCGCCTGTCGCACGACCTGCGCTGCCTCGTCTGCCAGAACCAGTCGATCGCGGAGTCCAATGCTCCGCTGGCCGTCGATCTGCGCAACCAGGTGCGTGAGCAGTTCCTCGCCGGCAAGGACGAAGCGGCGGTCGTCGACTATCTCGTCGCCCGCTACGGCGATTTCGTGCTCTACCTGCCGCCGTTCAACGCGACGACGCTGCTGCTCTGGCTCGGGCCGGCGCTATTGCTCGTCGCCGGGGCCGGATGGCTCGGCTGGCGCCTGCGCAGGCGTGTGCGCGAGGCGCCGCCACCCCTGAGCGCGGAAGAGCACGCCCGCGCCGCCGCGCTGCTTGATGGCACCGCCAAACCTTCCCAGGAGTCCCGCTCGTGA
- the ccmI gene encoding c-type cytochrome biogenesis protein CcmI: MTVFLILATLLVAGALLLVIPPMLGAGAKAREHAARQEQVRTVLIVLREQLAELEADHAAGRIADAEYQRSREELEQRALTEAGTTEAGVDAAPARAWALGVVFAVPVLAVAVYLVLGTPEGLDPASARPAPEAGHQITPEQMQAMVVQLADRLERQPDDVQGWMMLGRSFAVMQNFQGALATWAKIGTKIPDHPDILADWADLLAGASGRKFEGDPDRLIARALELAPNHVKALALSGTSAFVRHDYATASAQWEKILASLQPGDGAYGSILASINEARAKGGMAALSPPAGAQMAGIGGAPAAREEGAAASAPLTLRGRLSLAPELVQQAGSDATVFLFARPLQGGMPIAALRLRAGELPVEFDFANAQRMSQGPLPEQIAVGARVSKGGGATAAAGDLESQTVLVAPDAQGVSIVIDRVRK; this comes from the coding sequence GTGACCGTTTTCCTGATCCTGGCCACCTTGCTGGTGGCCGGCGCCCTGCTGCTTGTGATCCCGCCCATGCTGGGTGCGGGCGCAAAGGCGCGCGAACATGCTGCACGTCAGGAACAGGTCCGCACCGTACTGATCGTGCTGCGTGAGCAACTGGCCGAACTCGAGGCCGACCACGCCGCGGGCCGCATCGCGGATGCCGAGTACCAGCGTTCCCGCGAGGAACTCGAGCAACGCGCGCTGACGGAGGCCGGCACCACCGAGGCCGGCGTCGACGCCGCCCCCGCGCGTGCCTGGGCGCTTGGCGTGGTATTTGCAGTGCCCGTTCTCGCTGTGGCGGTGTACCTGGTCCTCGGCACGCCCGAAGGATTGGATCCCGCCAGCGCCAGGCCTGCGCCCGAGGCCGGTCATCAGATCACGCCGGAGCAGATGCAGGCCATGGTAGTCCAGCTTGCCGATCGCCTCGAGCGTCAGCCGGACGACGTGCAGGGCTGGATGATGCTCGGACGGTCGTTCGCCGTGATGCAGAATTTCCAGGGCGCGTTGGCGACCTGGGCCAAGATCGGCACGAAGATCCCGGATCATCCTGACATCCTCGCCGATTGGGCGGATCTATTGGCGGGTGCGTCCGGCCGCAAGTTCGAGGGAGACCCCGACCGACTGATCGCGCGCGCGCTGGAACTCGCGCCGAATCACGTCAAGGCGCTGGCCCTCTCCGGCACCTCTGCGTTCGTCCGTCACGACTATGCGACCGCCTCCGCGCAGTGGGAGAAGATCCTCGCCTCCCTGCAGCCCGGTGACGGTGCGTACGGCTCGATTCTGGCGAGCATCAACGAGGCTCGCGCCAAGGGAGGGATGGCCGCGCTTAGCCCGCCTGCCGGTGCGCAGATGGCGGGAATCGGCGGGGCGCCCGCGGCACGCGAGGAAGGGGCTGCCGCATCGGCACCGTTGACGCTGCGTGGTCGCCTGAGCCTGGCCCCCGAACTTGTGCAACAAGCCGGCAGCGACGCGACCGTGTTCCTGTTCGCGCGTCCGCTGCAAGGCGGAATGCCGATTGCGGCATTGCGCCTGCGTGCGGGCGAGTTGCCCGTCGAGTTCGATTTCGCCAACGCCCAGCGTATGTCGCAGGGGCCCTTGCCCGAACAGATCGCCGTCGGTGCGCGCGTCTCGAAGGGAGGAGGCGCGACTGCTGCTGCAGGCGATCTCGAGAGCCAGACCGTGCTCGTCGCGCCGGACGCCCAAGGCGTCAGTATCGTGATCGACCGCGTGCGGAAGTAA